TTTAGCCGGTCCCCCTCCCAAATCAAGTCCACTTTCAGTGAATATACCTATGTAATTTCGAGAAATTACATTGTTCTCCGCTTTGTCATAGTAGATTCGATTGCCACTATAATTAGCAATCCCATGATAGTTATGAGTAAGTTGATTTCCAGAGATTAAACTACTAATATAAACTCCACCGTTGTAATAAATATGGATACCGTATCCCACGGGCATCCCCGTGATTGTATTATTCCTAATCATTAGGGATCCATACTTTACGGAAATTCCACTTGTTACATGAACTTCCGGGGCTTCCGGGTTCGGGTTGGTAATTTTAAATCCTGCAATTTGAGAGTTATTTTTCGGGATAAGAGCGGTATCATAGGGACCAACGATCCCTCCCCCCTTGATCCAAGTAGGTCCTGTTTTAGGCGTGGTTCCCGGCGGTCCCGCGTAAAAAGAAGAAGAGCCCCCAATCATGCCCTTTCCGTCATAGTCTCCGTATAGGTTGACATCCTCCGGAATATACATGGGAAATGTCTCTCCGATGGATGCGTCGTAGGTTCCGGGCGCAACATAAATCACTTTTGTGCCGTCGGCCTCCGACGCGGAAAGCGCCTTTGTGATCGTGCGGTAGGGCGCTGACTTGGTACCTGGATACACGTCGCTTCCGGAAATGGAATCTACGTAATGCGTAGGTATGTCAATGATCGCCATTCCCGAAGCATTCCGTTCGGGAGGAGAAAAATTCAGTGATTTTTGATTTGCGATTCCCAAAAGTAATTGGGAAGAATCATTGCTTTCTCCTGCGCATTCGGCTAACAGCAATGTTATGAAAAAAATACTGAAAATTTGTTTCATTTGAGTTCTCCTTGTTTCGAGAATCT
The nucleotide sequence above comes from Leptospira weilii. Encoded proteins:
- a CDS encoding LIC10774 family surface protein, which translates into the protein MKQIFSIFFITLLLAECAGESNDSSQLLLGIANQKSLNFSPPERNASGMAIIDIPTHYVDSISGSDVYPGTKSAPYRTITKALSASEADGTKVIYVAPGTYDASIGETFPMYIPEDVNLYGDYDGKGMIGGSSSFYAGPPGTTPKTGPTWIKGGGIVGPYDTALIPKNNSQIAGFKITNPNPEAPEVHVTSGISVKYGSLMIRNNTITGMPVGYGIHIYYNGGVYISSLISGNQLTHNYHGIANYSGNRIYYDKAENNVISRNYIGIFTESGLDLGGGPAKSEGNNTISCNSYKDIWIPGAYNDPQILFAKNNYWDHFPPQMSSTTSDKVGLDIKHLSKETVVRYEEGSVAPNHCN